One genomic window of Gossypium hirsutum isolate 1008001.06 chromosome D11, Gossypium_hirsutum_v2.1, whole genome shotgun sequence includes the following:
- the LOC107911935 gene encoding phospholipase D beta 1 isoform X3 produces MDNNPHQHPYPCHHGYPPNQDPYAAFPYQYPYNTPQYPHAPHMYPPSAHAPVAAPIDYRHAHSHSGQIPYQYSHPIPPNPSQLQHHGNFQYGSTPYPYQQTLSGHYPPPEINPQSSSTYQQPAQYPPQSSSSYQQPAQYPPPESNSDHLSSHVSFSGHNRQDSTSSLGANMRSASPAYPPLDHQLNNMHLSGSHSSAPASPPAPSVPILAAGTSTPDYASNSSNWEGPSLGRADLANRSSFSHKESFKGSQQVQGMQIVPFQKGSLRVLLLHGNLDIWVLEAKNLPNMDMFHKTLGDMFGNFSSNISKKIGGRSEGKNTSDPYVTIAVAGAIIGRTFVINNDENPVWRQHFYVPVAHHAAEVQFVVKDSDILGSEIIGVVTIPVEQIYAGEKIEGSYPVLNGNGKPCKPGAVLKLSIQYTPMEKLSFYHHGVGAGPEYVGVPGTYFPLRKGGKVTLYQDANVPDGCLPNIKLDQGMHFVQGKCWSDIFDAIRQARRLVYITGWSVWHKVRLVRDAAPASDCTLGDILRSKSQEGVRVLLLLWDDPTSRSILGYKTDGIMTTHDEETRSYFKHSSVHVLLCPRIAGKKHSWVKQKEVGTIYTHHQKTVIVDADAGNSNRKIIAFLGGLDLCDGRYDNPDHALFRTLQTYHKDDYHNPTYTGSTAGCPREPWHDMHSKIDGPAAYDVLVNFEERWLKAAKPHGLKKLKKPFDDALLRIERIPDIMGVSDFTENENDPESWHVQIFRSIDSNSVKGFPKDPKDATSKNLVCGKNVLIDMSIHTAYVKAIRAAQHFIYIENQYFLGSSYNWSSYKDLGADNLIPMEIALKIASKIKANERFAAYIVIPMWPEGVPTGSATQRILYWQASSRCLLWSKSYTSFCLTLLVQFGR; encoded by the exons ATGGATAATAACCCACACCAACATCCTTACCCTTGTCACCATGGATACCCTCCAAATCAAGATCCTTATGCGGCTTTTCCATATCAATATCCTTATAACACTCCCCAATACCCTCATGCACCGCATATGTATCCGCCCTCAGCCCATGCCCCTGTTGCAGCTCCCATTGATTATAGACATGCTCATTCTCATTCTGGACAAATTCCTTATCAATATTCCCACCCAATACCTCCAAATCCTTCCCAACTCCAACATCATGGTAATTTTCAGTATGGTTCAACTCCTTATCCTTACCAGCAAACCCTATCTGGTCATTACCCACCTCCTGAAATTAATCCGCAATCATCCTCTACTTATCAACAGCCTGCACAATATCCTCCTCAATCATCATCCTCTTATCAACAACCTGCACAATATCCTCCTCCTGAAAGTAATTCTGATCACCTCTCTAGCCACGTTAGCTTCTCTGGTCATAACAGGCAGGACAGTACAAGTTCCTTAGGAGCAAATATGCGAAGCGCCTCACCTGCTTATCCGCCTTTGGATCATCAATTGAATAATATGCATTTGTCTGGTAGCCATTCGTCAGCTCCTGCATCACCCCCGGCACCTTCGGTGCCTATATTGGCCGCTGGTACTTCAACACCCGATTATGCGAGCAACTCTAGTAATTGGGAGGGGCCTAGTTTAGGCCGAGCTGATTTGGCTAATCGCTCTAGTTTTTCCCATAAGGAGTCATTTAAGGGATCACAACAAGTGCAGGGTATGCAGATTGTACCGTTCCAGAAAGGTTCATTGAGAGTTCTGCTTCTACATGGAAATTTAGATATTTGGGTTCTTGAAGCAAAAAATCTTCCCAACATGGATATGTTCCATAAGACATTAGGTGATATGTTTGgaaatttttcttcaaatatctcaaaaaagATTGGAGGGCGCTCGGAAGGGAAGAATACAAGTGATCCTTATGTCACAATTGCAGTTGCCGGTGCCATTATAGGAAGGACTTTTGTGATCAACAATGATGAAAACCCTGTCTGGAGGCAACATTTCTATGTTCCTGTTGCACATCATGCTGCTGAAGTGCAATTTGTTGTTAAAGACAGTGATATTTTAGGGTCAGAGATTATAGGAGTTGTAACAATTCCAGTTGAGCAAATATACGCAGGGGAAAAGATTGAGGGATCCTACCCGGTTCTGAATGGTAATGGAAAGCCCTGTAAGCCTGGAGCCGTTTTGAAATTATCAATTCAGTACACACCAATGGAGAAATTGAGCTTCTATCATCATGGTGTTGGAGCAGGTCCTGAATATGTAGGGGTTCCTGGTACATATTTTCCTCTTCGGAAGGGGGGTAAAGTGACTCTTTATCAAGATGCCAATGTCCCCGATGGGTGTCTTCCAAACATAAAACTCGACCAGGGTATGCACTTTGTGCAAGGAAAGTGTTGGAGTGACATATTTGATGCTATTCGTCAAGCTAGGCGCTTGGTTTACATTACAGGGTGGTCAGTTTGGCATAAAGTTAGGCTGGTGCGCGATGCTGCTCCTGCTTCAGATTGCACTTTGGGTGACATTCTTAGGTCGAAGTCCCAGGAGGGAGTTAGAGTGCTACTTCTGTTATGGGATGATCCTACTTCAAGAAGCATCTTGGGATACAAAACT GATGGAATAATGACAACCCATGACGAGGAAACACGCAGttatttcaaacattcttcggtGCACGTGTTACTTTGTCCTCGCATTGCTGGAAAAAAACATAGTTGGGTCAAACAAAAG GAAGTTGGAACGATTTATACACACCATCAGAAAACTGTAATTGTGGATGCTGATGCTGGGAACAGTAATAGAAAAATTATTGCTTTTCTTGGCGGCCTTGACTTATGTGATGGACGGTATGATAATCCGGATCATGCTTTATTTAGGACACTACAAACATATCATAAGGATGACTATCATAATCCAACATATACG GGTTCTACTGCTGGTTGCCCAAGAGAACCTTGGCACGATATGCACAGTAAAATTGATGGCCCAGCTGCATATGATGTTCTGGTCAACTTCGAGGAACGTTGGTTGAAGGCAGCCAAGCCTCATggacttaaaaaattaaaaaagccCTTTGATGATGCTTTGCTGCGGATAGAAAGAATTCCAGACATTATGGGAGTTTCTGATTTTACTGAGAATGAGAACGATCCAGAAAGTTGGCATGTTCAG ATTTTTCGCTCGATTGATTCAAACTCTGTAAAAGGCTTCCCAAAGGATCCAAAAGATGCAACAAGCAAG AATTTGGTGTGCGGTAAGAATGTCCTTATTGATATGAGCATACATACAGCATATGTGAAGGCCATTCGTGCTGCCCAGCATTTCATTTATATAGAGAATCAATATTTCCTTGGATCCTCCTACAATTGGAGCTCGTATAAAGACTTAG GTGCTGACAACTTAATTCCAATGGAAATTGCTCTTAAGATAGCCAGTAAAATTAAAGCAAATGAGAGGTTTGCTGCATATATTGTTATTCCAATGTGGCCAGAGGGTGTTCCGACAGGCTCTGCCACTCAAAGGATTTTATATTGGCAG GCTTCATCAAGATGTCTGCTTTGGAGCAAGTCCTACACAAGCTTTTGCTTGACACTGTTGGTTCAATTCGGGCGTTAA